The Peromyscus maniculatus bairdii isolate BWxNUB_F1_BW_parent chromosome 6, HU_Pman_BW_mat_3.1, whole genome shotgun sequence genome has a segment encoding these proteins:
- the Tmem167b gene encoding protein kish-B isoform X2, with protein sequence MTNVYSLDGILVFGLLFVCTCAYFKKVPRLKTWLLSEKKGVWGVFYKGKVFFSRPREEIDLSRQPWATNCCDWDPAACCCCNCLHCNGLLCPVYQMNSKVSHSSTANQGDKDEELVGNLDQVWESSVKLISALR encoded by the exons ATGACGAACG TATACTCCTTGGACGGCATTCTGGTGTTTGGTCTGCTCTTCGTATGCACCTGTGCCTACTTCAAGAAGGTACCTCGGCTCAAAACCTGGCTGCTCTCAGAGAAGAAGGGCGTTTGGGGCGTGTTTTACAAAGGTAAGGTCTTCTTCTCTAGACCCAGAGAGGAGATAGATCTTTCTCGGCAGC cctgggctaccaa CTGCTGTGATTGGGACCCGGCTGCATGCTGCTGTTGCAATTGCCTGCATTGTAATGGCCTTTTATGTCCTGTTTATCAAATGAATTCCAAAGTATCCCACTCATCAACCGCCAACCAAGGGGATAAGGATGAAGAACTTGTCGGGAACCTGGACCAAGTGTGGGAGAGTTCAGTCAAACTCATCAGTGCCCTAAGATGA
- the Tmem167b gene encoding protein kish-B isoform X1, with the protein MTNVYSLDGILVFGLLFVCTCAYFKKVPRLKTWLLSEKKGVWGVFYKAAVIGTRLHAAVAIACIVMAFYVLFIK; encoded by the exons ATGACGAACG TATACTCCTTGGACGGCATTCTGGTGTTTGGTCTGCTCTTCGTATGCACCTGTGCCTACTTCAAGAAGGTACCTCGGCTCAAAACCTGGCTGCTCTCAGAGAAGAAGGGCGTTTGGGGCGTGTTTTACAAAG CTGCTGTGATTGGGACCCGGCTGCATGCTGCTGTTGCAATTGCCTGCATTGTAATGGCCTTTTATGTCCTGTTTATCAAATGA